In one Buchnera aphidicola (Pemphigus immunis) genomic region, the following are encoded:
- the mutS gene encoding DNA mismatch repair protein MutS has product MNKENKKNDHTPMIKQYLKLKSNYPDMLLFYRMGDFYELFYEDAKKISNLLNITLTKKGYSAGKEVPMSGIPCNSVDIYLLKLMKLRESVAICEQMEEPNSGKKLLLRKVVRIVTPGTVTDDFFLQDHQDNLLASVFFKRNIIGYAILNICSGEFVISEFTCTEDLLSELQRTNPKELLYPEGFFYYDLIKHNYGLRKRSLWEFKLDTAYRQLNLQFGTNSLNGFGVEGADVALCAAGCLFQYVKNTQNSLLPHIKSIKMHNIEDNIILNSTTRKNLEIIKNISGGYKNTLCCILDRTSTSMGSRMLKRWLSSPVRDIKIVNDRQNSIQGFQKVFPVLQNVLYRISDLERISSRIALRTASPKDLISIKETFLKLPIIKKILIDIKVEHIQNLCNSIGNFLNLSSLLERAISKSPAKSIREGGVIADGYNVELDKLRLINNDAQQYLKNFEIKTRRILKIESLKIRHNKIIGYYIQISKRYSHLVPNSYKKCQTLKSCERYIIKELKDYEKNIIFAASKSIELEKKLYEEIFDVLFSHLDELQISSQALAEIDVLTNLAERSITMNYTRPKVEKKSVISLTDSRHPVIESVIKTPFVPNSVFLSEYNRMMIITGSNMGGKSTYMRQIALIVIMTWIGSYVPAKKAVIGMFDKIFIRVGSADNLSMGQSTFMMEMTEIASILHNASCNSLVLIDEIGRGTSTYDGLSLALACAEYFITSIKSITLFSTHYFELTDLEKKFKEIKNVHCGVIEYEGGVSFTHVIKDGATRNSYGLAVASLAGLPKVVTDLASIKLKELLDLSNNYDDNHFINKIKKKFFKDSSKNSILHFIDVVDPDTISPRQALAIIYYLKSIV; this is encoded by the coding sequence ATGAATAAAGAAAATAAAAAAAATGATCATACACCAATGATAAAACAGTATCTTAAATTAAAATCTAATTATCCAGATATGTTATTGTTTTATAGGATGGGTGATTTTTATGAATTATTTTATGAAGATGCTAAAAAAATATCTAATTTATTAAATATTACTTTAACGAAAAAGGGTTATTCAGCAGGAAAAGAAGTACCTATGTCTGGAATACCTTGTAATTCAGTAGATATTTATTTATTAAAATTAATGAAATTAAGAGAATCAGTTGCAATTTGTGAACAAATGGAGGAACCTAATTCAGGAAAAAAATTATTATTACGTAAAGTAGTTAGAATTGTTACTCCTGGAACAGTGACAGATGATTTTTTTTTGCAAGATCATCAAGATAATTTATTAGCGTCTGTTTTTTTTAAAAGGAATATTATTGGTTATGCTATTTTAAATATTTGTTCAGGTGAATTTGTTATTTCAGAATTTACATGTACAGAAGATTTATTATCTGAGTTACAACGAACTAATCCAAAAGAATTATTATATCCTGAAGGTTTTTTTTATTATGATTTAATAAAACATAATTATGGACTACGTAAACGTTCTTTATGGGAATTTAAACTAGATACTGCTTATCGTCAATTAAATTTACAATTTGGAACAAATAGTTTAAATGGTTTTGGTGTGGAAGGAGCAGATGTTGCTTTATGTGCTGCTGGTTGTTTATTTCAATATGTAAAAAATACACAGAATTCTTTATTACCTCATATAAAATCTATAAAAATGCATAATATAGAAGATAATATCATCTTAAATTCAACTACTCGTAAAAATTTAGAAATAATTAAAAATATTTCGGGAGGATATAAAAATACTTTATGTTGTATTTTAGATCGCACATCTACATCTATGGGAAGTAGAATGTTAAAGCGTTGGTTAAGTTCTCCTGTACGCGATATTAAAATTGTTAATGATAGACAAAATAGCATACAAGGTTTCCAAAAAGTTTTTCCTGTATTACAAAATGTTTTGTATCGTATAAGTGATTTAGAACGTATTTCTTCTCGTATTGCTTTGCGTACAGCGTCTCCTAAAGATTTAATTTCTATCAAGGAAACTTTTTTAAAATTACCTATAATAAAAAAAATACTAATAGATATTAAAGTAGAACATATTCAAAATTTATGTAATTCAATTGGAAATTTTTTAAATTTATCTAGTTTGTTAGAAAGAGCTATATCTAAATCTCCTGCTAAATCAATTCGAGAAGGTGGAGTAATAGCGGATGGTTATAATGTTGAATTGGATAAATTGAGATTAATTAATAATGATGCACAACAGTATCTTAAAAATTTTGAAATAAAAACGAGACGTATTTTAAAAATAGAATCATTAAAAATTAGACATAATAAAATTATCGGTTATTACATTCAAATTAGTAAGAGATATAGTCATTTAGTACCTAATTCTTATAAAAAATGTCAAACGTTAAAAAGTTGTGAACGGTATATTATAAAGGAGTTAAAAGATTATGAAAAAAATATTATTTTTGCTGCAAGTAAAAGTATAGAATTAGAAAAAAAATTATATGAAGAAATTTTTGATGTTTTATTTTCTCACTTGGATGAATTACAAATTAGCAGTCAAGCATTAGCAGAAATAGATGTATTGACTAATTTAGCAGAACGTTCTATTACTATGAATTATACACGTCCAAAAGTAGAAAAAAAATCAGTAATTTCTTTAACTGATAGTCGTCATCCTGTTATCGAATCAGTAATAAAGACTCCTTTCGTGCCTAATTCGGTATTTTTATCTGAATATAATAGAATGATGATTATAACAGGTAGTAATATGGGTGGGAAAAGTACTTATATGAGACAAATAGCATTAATTGTTATTATGACGTGGATAGGCAGTTATGTTCCTGCTAAAAAAGCAGTTATAGGTATGTTTGATAAAATTTTTATAAGAGTTGGATCAGCTGACAATTTATCCATGGGTCAATCCACTTTTATGATGGAAATGACTGAAATAGCAAGTATTTTACATAATGCTAGTTGTAATAGTTTAGTTTTAATTGATGAAATTGGTAGAGGAACTTCTACTTATGATGGTTTGTCTTTAGCATTAGCATGTGCTGAATATTTCATTACATCTATTAAATCTATTACTTTATTTTCTACTCATTATTTTGAATTAACTGATTTAGAAAAAAAATTTAAGGAAATTAAAAATGTTCATTGTGGTGTTATCGAATATGAAGGTGGTGTTTCTTTTACACATGTTATTAAAGATGGAGCAACAAGAAATAGTTATGGATTAGCAGTGGCTTCTTTGGCTGGTTTACCAAAAGTTGTTACCGATTTAGCAAGTATAAAATTAAAAGAATTATTAGATTTATCCAATAATTATGATGATAATCATTTTATAAATAAAATAAAAAAAAAATTTTTTAAAGATTCATCAAAAAATTCTATTTTACATTTTATAGATGTGGTAGATCCTGATACAATTTCTCCACGTCAGGCTTTAGCAATCATATATTATTTAAAAAGTATTGTATAG
- a CDS encoding 5'-3' exonuclease H3TH domain-containing protein gives MVDGTSYLYRAYYTFPYWINKYGEPSGAIYGVINMLRKIILKYQDNQIIVVFDSPNKTFRHAIFKKYKKNRPAMPEDLKKQIPFLYKIIKLIGIPLILVPSVEADDIIGTLSYRAEKIGLTILISSNDKDMLQLVTEKINIINTTYDVIIGPKEIKKKYGITPKLMIDLLALMGDVVDNIPGIPGIGEKTALMLIKHFGCLEKIYEEIENIKILPIHGAKNISIKIKKNKEIAFLSKKLSTIKLDIPLDVDLENLKTSKLKKQKLLHFFNHYNFKKWKKQVENDSWLTTKK, from the coding sequence ATTGTAGATGGAACATCTTATTTATATCGTGCTTATTATACTTTTCCATATTGGATAAATAAATACGGAGAACCTTCCGGAGCAATATATGGAGTAATAAATATGTTACGTAAAATAATACTGAAATATCAAGATAATCAAATAATTGTAGTATTTGACTCACCTAATAAAACCTTTCGTCATGCTATTTTTAAAAAATATAAAAAAAATAGACCTGCTATGCCTGAAGATTTAAAAAAACAAATTCCATTTTTATATAAGATAATAAAATTAATTGGAATACCTTTAATCCTTGTTCCTTCAGTAGAAGCAGATGATATCATAGGAACATTATCGTATCGTGCTGAAAAAATTGGATTAACTATTTTAATTAGCAGCAATGATAAAGATATGTTGCAATTAGTAACTGAAAAAATCAATATTATTAATACTACATATGACGTTATAATTGGACCTAAAGAAATTAAAAAAAAATATGGAATAACACCAAAACTTATGATTGATCTATTAGCATTAATGGGAGATGTTGTCGATAACATTCCTGGTATACCAGGAATAGGAGAAAAAACAGCATTAATGCTAATCAAACATTTTGGATGTCTTGAAAAAATATATGAAGAAATAGAAAATATAAAAATATTACCAATACATGGAGCTAAAAATATATCTATAAAAATAAAAAAAAATAAAGAAATTGCTTTTCTTTCTAAAAAATTATCGACAATTAAATTAGATATACCACTTGATGTTGATTTAGAGAATTTAAAAACATCAAAATTAAAAAAACAAAAATTATTACATTTTTTTAATCACTACAATTTTAAAAAATGGAAAAAACAGGTAGAAAATGATTCATGGTTAACAACAAAAAAATAA